A portion of the Deltaproteobacteria bacterium genome contains these proteins:
- a CDS encoding Rieske (2Fe-2S) protein, producing the protein MKPESEAMGRRAFLWTAVVSAVAAVCGEWWAQRRVSTGTMIAPFRIAADVPPGTAVNFTLPGTTIPGVLVRLNDDEYAAFDQRCPHLGCPVQWSAARERFECPCHRAVFDGPSGRAVSGPPRRGLRRIRVERRGSEVWAQPAHDDDDDDEEGIA; encoded by the coding sequence ATGAAGCCCGAGAGCGAGGCCATGGGTCGGCGCGCGTTCTTGTGGACGGCAGTCGTCAGCGCGGTCGCCGCAGTCTGCGGCGAGTGGTGGGCGCAGCGTCGCGTATCGACCGGTACCATGATCGCCCCGTTTCGCATCGCTGCGGACGTGCCGCCGGGAACCGCCGTGAACTTCACTCTGCCCGGAACCACGATCCCGGGGGTGTTGGTGCGGCTCAATGACGACGAGTACGCCGCGTTCGATCAGCGCTGTCCGCATTTGGGCTGCCCGGTGCAGTGGTCGGCCGCACGCGAGCGTTTCGAATGCCCGTGTCATCGCGCCGTCTTCGACGGCCCGAGCGGCCGGGCGGTGTCGGGACCACCACGACGCGGCCTGCGACGGATTCGCGTCGAGCGTCGCGGCAGCGAAGTGTGGGCGCAGCCCGCGCACGACGACGACGATGACGATGAGGAGGGGATTGCGTAA
- a CDS encoding molybdopterin oxidoreductase family protein: protein MGYLPASAETLIEQYGPHLQYEPPGGFAARTAPDRKVQTHCCFCGQQCGVTLLVKNEQVIGVEPWEEFPFNQGKLCPKGVKRYLQNNHPDRLRYPLVRSGHGFERISWDEALDQIAERFQRLQAHYGPDSVGVLSGASLTNEKAYLMGKFARVGLGTRHIDYNGRLCMVAAGAANLKAFGLDRAANPWADIANTDLILVTGSNVSECSPITVDYIWRARDRGAKLIVIDPRLTPIARTADLYLPVKPGRDSALMNAILHAVIRLGGVDHDFVAAHTDGFDAVRDTVADYSPESMEQLVGIPAARIRQAAAMWTQAPRTMLLHARGIEHHTKGVDNVLSCINLVLATGKIGKPGCGYATITGQGNGQGAREHGQRCNQLPGARDIENPEHRQHIADFWGIDERELPQKGATAPEIIEMAHRREIRGLLSLCFNPIVSLPDSAFTREALERLDCYVVIDFFMSETARHADIILPGSLQEEDEGTVTSTEGRVIRIRQAVNPPAEARRDWNIICDLGRRLGKGQYFDFNSAGEIFDELRRASHGGKADYFGISYEKIERQMGVFWPCPTAAHPGTPRLFEGGQFAHPDGRARFHAIEYRPPAEDTDDEYPILLTTGRVVSQFLSGTQTRRIGPLVDQCPQPYVEMHPRLADQLGIRDGAPVHVISRRGEVTLPALVVATIRPDTIFIPYHWPGDQSANRLTQRAYDPIAKIPEFKVSAVRVERALA from the coding sequence ATGGGCTACCTTCCGGCGTCGGCCGAGACGCTCATCGAGCAGTACGGCCCGCATCTGCAGTACGAGCCGCCCGGCGGTTTCGCCGCGCGCACGGCGCCCGATCGCAAAGTGCAGACTCATTGCTGCTTCTGCGGTCAGCAGTGCGGGGTCACGCTGCTGGTGAAGAATGAACAAGTCATCGGCGTCGAACCGTGGGAAGAGTTTCCGTTCAATCAAGGCAAGCTGTGCCCGAAGGGCGTGAAGCGCTACTTGCAAAACAATCACCCCGACCGCTTGCGTTACCCCCTAGTCCGTAGCGGTCATGGTTTCGAGCGCATCAGTTGGGATGAGGCGCTCGACCAGATCGCCGAACGGTTTCAGCGGCTGCAGGCGCATTACGGGCCCGACAGCGTCGGCGTGCTTTCCGGCGCCTCGCTCACCAACGAGAAGGCGTACCTGATGGGCAAGTTCGCGCGCGTCGGGCTCGGCACGCGCCACATCGACTACAACGGCCGGCTGTGCATGGTGGCGGCTGGCGCGGCTAACCTGAAGGCGTTCGGTCTCGATCGCGCCGCCAACCCGTGGGCCGACATCGCCAACACCGATCTGATTCTCGTCACCGGCTCCAACGTCTCCGAGTGCAGCCCGATTACGGTCGACTACATCTGGCGGGCACGTGATCGCGGCGCCAAGTTGATCGTGATCGATCCACGTCTGACCCCGATCGCGCGCACCGCCGATCTCTATCTTCCGGTCAAACCCGGACGCGACTCGGCGTTGATGAATGCGATCCTGCACGCGGTGATTCGTCTCGGCGGCGTCGACCACGATTTCGTCGCCGCCCACACCGACGGCTTCGACGCCGTGCGCGACACGGTGGCCGACTACAGCCCTGAATCGATGGAACAGCTCGTCGGCATCCCGGCCGCGCGCATTCGGCAAGCGGCGGCGATGTGGACGCAGGCGCCGCGCACGATGCTGCTGCACGCGCGCGGCATCGAGCATCACACCAAGGGCGTCGACAACGTGCTGTCGTGCATCAACCTGGTGCTGGCGACCGGCAAGATCGGTAAGCCCGGCTGCGGCTACGCCACCATCACCGGGCAAGGCAACGGCCAAGGCGCGCGCGAGCACGGGCAACGCTGCAATCAACTGCCAGGCGCGCGCGACATCGAGAACCCCGAGCACCGCCAGCACATCGCCGACTTCTGGGGCATCGATGAACGCGAGCTGCCGCAGAAGGGCGCGACCGCACCCGAGATCATCGAGATGGCGCACCGCCGCGAGATTCGCGGCTTGCTCTCGCTGTGTTTCAATCCGATCGTTTCGCTCCCCGATTCCGCGTTCACCCGCGAAGCGTTGGAACGGCTCGACTGCTACGTCGTGATCGATTTCTTCATGTCAGAGACTGCTCGACACGCCGACATCATCCTGCCCGGTTCGTTGCAGGAGGAAGACGAGGGCACGGTAACGAGCACCGAGGGGCGCGTCATTCGCATCCGGCAAGCCGTCAACCCACCTGCCGAAGCGCGGCGCGATTGGAACATCATCTGCGATCTCGGTCGCCGACTCGGCAAAGGGCAATACTTCGACTTCAATTCTGCGGGTGAGATCTTCGATGAGCTGCGGCGCGCGTCACACGGCGGCAAGGCCGACTACTTCGGCATCAGCTACGAAAAGATCGAGCGACAGATGGGCGTGTTCTGGCCCTGCCCGACGGCGGCGCATCCCGGCACACCGCGACTGTTCGAAGGCGGACAGTTCGCGCATCCCGACGGCCGCGCGCGCTTTCACGCCATCGAGTACCGTCCACCGGCGGAAGACACCGACGACGAATATCCGATCCTGCTGACGACCGGGCGGGTGGTGTCGCAATTTTTGTCGGGAACGCAGACGCGGCGCATCGGCCCGCTAGTCGATCAGTGTCCGCAGCCATACGTCGAGATGCATCCGCGCCTCGCCGACCAGTTGGGCATTCGCGACGGTGCACCTGTGCACGTGATCAGCCGGCGCGGCGAAGTCACGCTGCCCGCGCTGGTGGTTGCCACGATTCGCCCCGACACCATTTTCATTCCGTATCACTGGCCGGGCGACCAGTCGGCGAATCGGCTGACGCAACGCGCCTACGACCCGATCGCCAAGATTCCCGAGTTCAAGGTGTCGGCCGTGCGTGTCGAGCGAGCGCTCGCATGA
- a CDS encoding 4Fe-4S binding protein — MTGELFIDPQRCIGCRACVEACSECSGHGGTSMIHLDDLARTATVQTAPTVCMHCDEPACAAVCPADAISKGPDGVVHTAMTERCIGCSNCVLACPFGVPKYDARLDLMMKCDLCYDRTSVDLKPMCATVCPSGALFYGTRAEVEDRRQAQPRNVFQFGDEVVRTKISYMVPAHHEQIRVTESAEVVRSVAEQCLEEAIV; from the coding sequence ATGACCGGCGAACTCTTCATCGATCCGCAGCGCTGCATCGGCTGCCGTGCGTGTGTGGAGGCCTGCAGCGAGTGCTCGGGGCATGGTGGCACTTCGATGATTCACCTCGACGATCTCGCGCGCACCGCCACGGTGCAAACCGCGCCGACCGTGTGCATGCACTGCGACGAGCCCGCCTGCGCCGCGGTGTGCCCCGCCGATGCGATTAGCAAAGGCCCCGACGGCGTCGTGCACACGGCGATGACCGAGCGCTGCATCGGTTGCTCGAACTGCGTCCTCGCCTGCCCGTTCGGCGTGCCGAAGTACGACGCGCGACTCGATCTCATGATGAAGTGCGACTTGTGTTACGACCGCACTTCGGTCGACCTCAAGCCGATGTGCGCCACCGTGTGTCCGTCCGGCGCCCTGTTCTACGGCACGCGCGCCGAGGTCGAAGACCGCCGGCAGGCGCAACCGCGTAACGTGTTCCAATTCGGCGACGAAGTGGTGCGCACCAAGATCAGCTACATGGTGCCAGCACATCACGAGCAGATTCGTGTCACCGAGAGCGCCGAAGTCGTGCGCTCAGTGGCGGAGCAATGTCTCGAGGAGGCAATTGTATGA
- a CDS encoding NarK/NasA family nitrate transporter: protein MRVREFARAGHWPTLVCAFLYFDLSFMLWMLLGALGVFIAQEFGLTPAEKGLLVALPILSGAALRLVLGAASDRWGARRVGIAGMLLTALPLVWGGFAMSSFADGLGVGVLLGVAGASFAVALPLASRWYPPRYQGIAMGIAGAGNSGTVLAALFAPRLAEHFGWRGVFQLALIPLVIVLCAFALFARDNPQQPARTTRYAQILRERDLWWLNLFYTITFGGFVGLASFLPIFFCDQYGCTRVAAGTWAAACVFAGSFLRPFGGALADRLGGVRVLGVLYVIVTALGALLAQLPAFPLAVFTLVLMSGSLGMGNGAVFQLVGKRFHREVGLATGMVGACGGIGGFLLPSTLGVLKQVGGSYGFGFAAFALAAAGAALALTLAHREWQRTWATHITLEPTP, encoded by the coding sequence ATGCGAGTACGCGAGTTTGCGCGGGCCGGCCACTGGCCGACGTTGGTGTGTGCGTTTCTCTACTTCGATCTCAGCTTCATGTTGTGGATGCTGCTCGGCGCGCTCGGCGTGTTCATCGCCCAAGAGTTCGGACTGACACCGGCCGAGAAGGGTCTGTTGGTCGCGCTGCCGATCCTCTCGGGCGCGGCGCTGCGCTTGGTGTTGGGCGCAGCCAGTGATCGCTGGGGCGCGCGGCGCGTGGGAATCGCCGGCATGCTGCTGACGGCACTGCCGCTCGTATGGGGTGGGTTCGCGATGAGCAGCTTTGCGGATGGGTTGGGGGTAGGTGTGCTGCTCGGCGTGGCGGGTGCCAGTTTCGCGGTGGCGTTGCCGCTCGCGAGTCGCTGGTACCCGCCCCGCTATCAGGGGATCGCGATGGGAATCGCCGGCGCCGGCAACTCGGGGACGGTGTTGGCGGCGTTGTTCGCGCCGCGTTTGGCGGAGCACTTCGGCTGGCGCGGTGTCTTTCAGCTCGCGCTGATCCCGCTCGTGATTGTGTTGTGCGCCTTCGCGCTGTTCGCGCGCGACAATCCGCAACAGCCGGCACGCACCACTCGCTACGCGCAGATCCTGCGCGAACGCGATCTCTGGTGGTTGAATCTTTTCTATACGATCACGTTCGGTGGCTTCGTCGGCCTCGCGAGTTTTCTGCCGATCTTCTTTTGTGACCAATACGGGTGCACACGCGTTGCGGCAGGCACCTGGGCCGCGGCGTGCGTGTTTGCGGGCAGCTTCCTCCGTCCGTTCGGTGGAGCGCTGGCCGATCGACTCGGCGGCGTACGGGTACTCGGCGTGCTGTACGTCATCGTGACCGCACTGGGCGCGCTGTTGGCGCAACTGCCGGCGTTTCCACTCGCGGTTTTCACGCTCGTTCTGATGTCCGGTAGTCTCGGCATGGGCAACGGCGCGGTGTTCCAGTTAGTCGGCAAGCGTTTCCATCGCGAAGTGGGTCTGGCCACCGGCATGGTCGGCGCGTGCGGCGGGATTGGCGGCTTCTTGCTGCCGTCAACGCTCGGCGTGCTCAAACAAGTCGGTGGCTCGTACGGCTTCGGGTTTGCGGCCTTCGCACTAGCCGCCGCGGGAGCCGCACTCGCATTGACTTTGGCGCACCGCGAGTGGCAACGCACGTGGGCGACGCATATCACGCTCGAACCGACTCCGTAG
- a CDS encoding ABC transporter substrate-binding protein — translation MSQRKGKSAQQSPRAVSRRQFLKISGGAAGILLAGLPRGWVGGVYAADGPETSQVRFGIIALTDCSSIVMAHELGLFKKYGIEATISKEASWAVIRDRMNLGENQATHMLYGMPYASTMGLLGSPKRPMVIPFCLNHNGQAITLTKALRNQGIKTPQALKPLADEAKQKGNPLTFAMTFPPGTHAMWMRYWLAAGGINPDKDVTLITIPPPQMVANMKVGKMDGFCVGEPWNARAIADDIGFTAITSQQIWKDHPEKVLAFNEEFAEKNPKTLKAILRAMIESSQYIDQLDNRPHVAEVVSRPQYINCEPGVILGRLLGRYDYGDGRTEQDPLYMTFYDRQTNFPWKSHGLWWLSQFRRWGMIPEGTDYSGVVNKVHRPDVYREVTKELSIETPAEDVKQETLFDGVVFDPADPEKYAKSFAVNGIV, via the coding sequence ATGTCACAACGTAAGGGCAAGTCAGCGCAGCAATCGCCGCGGGCCGTCTCGCGGCGGCAATTCTTGAAGATCTCGGGCGGCGCCGCGGGCATTCTGTTGGCCGGGCTTCCGCGCGGTTGGGTCGGTGGTGTCTATGCCGCCGACGGGCCAGAGACGTCCCAGGTTCGCTTCGGCATCATCGCACTCACCGATTGTTCATCGATCGTGATGGCGCACGAGCTCGGGCTCTTCAAGAAGTACGGTATCGAAGCCACCATCTCCAAAGAAGCATCGTGGGCCGTGATCCGCGACCGCATGAACCTGGGAGAGAATCAGGCGACGCATATGCTCTACGGCATGCCCTACGCGTCGACGATGGGGCTGCTCGGTTCGCCGAAGCGGCCGATGGTCATCCCCTTCTGCCTCAACCACAACGGCCAGGCGATCACGTTGACCAAGGCGCTGCGCAACCAGGGCATCAAGACTCCACAAGCACTGAAACCCCTGGCCGACGAGGCGAAACAGAAGGGCAATCCGCTGACGTTTGCGATGACGTTCCCGCCGGGGACGCACGCCATGTGGATGCGCTATTGGCTGGCAGCAGGGGGCATCAATCCGGACAAGGATGTCACCCTCATCACCATTCCGCCGCCGCAGATGGTCGCCAACATGAAGGTGGGCAAGATGGACGGCTTCTGCGTCGGCGAACCATGGAACGCGCGCGCGATCGCCGACGACATCGGCTTTACCGCAATCACCTCGCAACAGATTTGGAAGGATCACCCCGAAAAGGTGCTCGCCTTCAACGAAGAGTTCGCGGAGAAGAACCCGAAGACGCTGAAAGCCATCCTGCGCGCGATGATCGAGTCGAGTCAGTACATCGACCAGCTCGACAACCGCCCCCACGTCGCCGAGGTCGTGTCACGACCGCAGTACATCAATTGCGAGCCCGGCGTCATCCTCGGTCGGCTCCTCGGCCGCTACGACTATGGTGACGGCCGCACGGAGCAGGATCCCCTGTACATGACCTTCTACGATCGCCAGACCAACTTCCCGTGGAAGTCGCACGGGCTGTGGTGGCTCTCGCAGTTTCGGCGGTGGGGGATGATCCCGGAGGGCACCGACTACAGCGGCGTCGTCAACAAGGTACATCGGCCCGACGTGTATCGCGAAGTGACGAAGGAGCTG